The proteins below are encoded in one region of Odocoileus virginianus isolate 20LAN1187 ecotype Illinois chromosome 34, Ovbor_1.2, whole genome shotgun sequence:
- the SCAF8 gene encoding SR-related and CTD-associated factor 8 isoform X4, with the protein MEAVKTFNSELYSLNDYKPPISKAKMTQITKAAIKAIKFYKHVVQSVEKFIQKCKPEYKVPGLYVIDSIVRQSRHQFGQEKDVFAPRFSNNIISTFQNLYRCPGDDKSKIVRVLNLWQKNNVFKSEIIQPLLDMAAGIPPPVVTPVLASTTAAMSNTPGTPVTPVTPANVVQGLPDPWVSQITNTDTLAAVAQILQSPQGQQLQQLIQTLQIQQQKPQPSILQALDAGLVVQLQALTAQLTAAAAAANTLNPLEQGVSFNKKLMDRFDFGEDSEHSEEPKKEIPASQLSHVSESVNNSIFHQIAEQLQQQNLEHLRQQLLEQQQPQKATPQDSQEGTFGSEHSASPSQGSSQQHFLEPEANLDDSIDIQQQDMDIDEVQDAVEEEIFEQEAKKVAVRSRSRTHSRSRSRSPRKRRSRSRSGSRKRKHRKRSRSRSRERKRKSSRSYSSERRAREREKERQKKGLPPIRSKTLSVCSTTLWVGQVDKKATQQDLTNLFEEFGQIESINMIPPRGCAYVCMVHRQDAFRALQKLSSGSYKIGSKVIKIAWALNKGVKTEYKQFWDVDLGVTYIPWEKVKVDDLEGFAEGGMIDQETVNTEWETVKSSEPVKEPAQTSQSPPPAEKEAVVTTQAEVFPPPVAVLQIPVAPAVPAVNLVPPTFPVSMPVPPPGFSPIPPPPFLRASFNPSQPPPGFMPPPVPPPVVPPPAIPPVVPTCKMMNDVLAASSVPGLVDISETCSKVPMCTTSDLV; encoded by the exons TTGTATTCTCTGAATGACTACAAGCCGCCCATTTCTAAAGCGAAAATGACCCAAATCACTAAGGCAGCCATCAAAGCTATAAAG ttctatAAACATGTGGTACAGAGTGTTGAGAAATTCATTCAGAAA TGTAAACCAGAATATAAGGTACCTGGACTTTATGTTATTGACTCTATTGTACGACAATCTCGACATCAGTTTGGTCAAGAAAAGGATGTGTTTGCACCCAGATTTAGTAATAACATCATTAGCACTTTCCAGAATTTATACCGTTGCCCCGGAGATGACAAG aGTAAAATAGTGAGAGTATTAAACTTATGGCAGAAGAATAATGTATTTAAGAGTGAGATTATTCAGCCTCTTCTGGATATGGCAGCAGGGATTCCTCCTCCAGTCGTCACACCTGTTCTGGCCAGTACTACTGCTGCTATGAGCAATACCCCAG GAACTCCCGTGACACCTGTCACTCCAGCCAATGTGGTCCAAGGTTTGCCTGATCCGTGGGTGTCTCAGATAACAAACACAGACACCCTTGCAGCGGTAGCTCAGATCTTACAGAGTCCTCAAGGCCAGCAG CTTCAGCAGCTAATACAGACCCTGCAGATACAGCAGCAGAAGCCTCAGCCCTCCATCCTGCAAGCCCTGGACGCAGGTCTTGTTGTCCAGCTTCAGGCTCTCACGGCACAGCTTACAGCAGCCGCCGCAGCAGCCAACACTCTCAATCCCCTAGAACAGGGGGTGTCTTTTAACAAG aAGTTGATGGATAGGTTTGATTTTGGGGAAGATTCTGAGCATAGTGAAGAACCCAAAAAGGAGATTCCAGCTTCTCAACT TTCTCATGTTTCAGAATCTGTGAACAACTCCATCTTTCATCAGATAGCAGAACAACTGCAGCAGCAAAATCTTGAACATCTCAGACAGCAACTCCTGGAACAGCAACAGCCTCAAAAG GCAACTCCTCAGGATAGTCAAGAAGGAACATTTGGGTCAGAGCATTCTGCATCACCATCACAAGGGAGCAGTCAGCAGCATTTCCTTGAACCTGAAGCAAATTTGGATGATTCCATAGATATTCAGCAACAG GATATGGATATAGATGAAGTGCAAGATGCAGTGGAAGAGGAGATCTTTGAACAGGAAGCAAAGAAAGTGGCTGTTCGTTCAAGATCAAGAACACACTCCCGATCTCGTTCAAG atCACCAAGAAAACGACGGTCTAGGTCACGATCTGGTTCTCGAAAGCGTAAGCACAGAAAGCGATCACGCTCCCgctctagagaaagaaaaaggaagtcatCACGTTCATACTCAAGTGAAAGGAGAGctagagaaagggagaaagaacgACAGAAGAAGGGATTACCTCCAATTAGATCTAAAACATTAAGTG TATGCAGTACTACTCTGTGGGTTGGTCAGGTGGACAAGAAGGCAACACAGCAAGATTTAACCAACCTGTTTGAAGAGTTTGGACAGATTGAGTCCATTAAT atGATTCCTCCCAGAGGCTGTGCTTATGTCTGCATGGTTCATCGACAAGACGCATTTCGAGCTCTTCAGAAACTTAGTTCCGGGTCGTATAAAATTGGATCCAAGGTCATTAAG aTTGCTTGGGCTTTAAACAAAGGTGTGAAAACAGAATACAAAcaattctgggatgtggatctTGGAGTTACGTATATACCGTGGGAAAAAGTTAAAGTGGATGACTTGGAAGGTTTTGCAGAAGGAGGCATGATTGATCAGGAAACTGTAAATACTG AGTGGGAAACGGTGAAGAGCTCAGAGCCTGTTAAAGAGCCGGCGCAGACAAGTCAGAGCCCGCCTCCAGCCGAGAAGGAGGCAGTGGTCACCACCCAGGCGGAGGTGTTCCCCCCACCTGTCGCTGTGTTACAG ATTCCAGTAGCCCCAGCAGTGCCTGCAGTTAATTTAGTACCACCAACATTTCCCGTGTCAATGCCAGTTCCTCCTCCCGGCTTCAGTCCAATTCCTCCGCCACCTTTTCTCCGAGCAAGTTTCAACCCTTCACAGCCACCGCCTG GTTTCATGCCTCCTCCAGTTCCACCCCCTGTTGTACCACCACCTGCTATCCCGCCAGTAGTACCAACAT
- the SCAF8 gene encoding SR-related and CTD-associated factor 8 isoform X3 codes for MDTRSILYSLNDYKPPISKAKMTQITKAAIKAIKFYKHVVQSVEKFIQKCKPEYKVPGLYVIDSIVRQSRHQFGQEKDVFAPRFSNNIISTFQNLYRCPGDDKSKIVRVLNLWQKNNVFKSEIIQPLLDMAAGIPPPVVTPVLASTTAAMSNTPGTPVTPVTPANVVQGLPDPWVSQITNTDTLAAVAQILQSPQGQQLQQLIQTLQIQQQKPQPSILQALDAGLVVQLQALTAQLTAAAAAANTLNPLEQGVSFNKKLMDRFDFGEDSEHSEEPKKEIPASQLSHVSESVNNSIFHQIAEQLQQQNLEHLRQQLLEQQQPQKATPQDSQEGTFGSEHSASPSQGSSQQHFLEPEANLDDSIDIQQQDMDIDEVQDAVEEEIFEQEAKKVAVRSRSRTHSRSRSRSPRKRRSRSRSGSRKRKHRKRSRSRSRERKRKSSRSYSSERRAREREKERQKKGLPPIRSKTLSVCSTTLWVGQVDKKATQQDLTNLFEEFGQIESINMIPPRGCAYVCMVHRQDAFRALQKLSSGSYKIGSKVIKIAWALNKGVKTEYKQFWDVDLGVTYIPWEKVKVDDLEGFAEGGMIDQETVNTEWETVKSSEPVKEPAQTSQSPPPAEKEAVVTTQAEVFPPPVAVLQIPVAPAVPAVNLVPPTFPVSMPVPPPGFSPIPPPPFLRASFNPSQPPPGFMPPPVPPPVVPPPAIPPVVPTSLVQPTLSMTPETVKDVGFGSLVLPGGSVASSLATATLPAGNVFNPPTKQAEPEEKVPHLIDHQISSAESTRSVIPNDISSGPAILGQPPNVTSNSGILGVQRPNVSSNNEILGVRPSNVSSSSGIIGPQPPNILNNSGILGLQPPNVSSSSGLLGVLPPNMPSNSGLLGVQPPGVPSTSGLLGTQPPAGPQNLPPLNLPNQRMPAMPMLDIRPGLIPQTPGPRFPLIQPGIPPQRGLPPPAVLDSALHPPPRGPFPPGDIFSPPERPFLVPGRQNVDNVPNPEKRIPLGNDNIQQEGDRDYRFPPIEPREAISRPPPVDVRDVVGRPVDPREGPGRPPLDGRDHFGRPPVDIRENLVRPGIDHLGRRDHFGFNPEKPWGHRDFDEREHRVLPVYGGPKGLHEERGRFRSGNYRFDPRSGPWNRGFGQEVHRDFDDRRRPWERQRDRDDRDFDFCREMNGNRLGRDRIQNTWIPPPHARVFEFFEGATSQRKGDNVPQVNGENTERHAQPPPLPAQSDPELYEKLASSSEINKEKSDTVADIESEPVVESTETEGT; via the exons TTGTATTCTCTGAATGACTACAAGCCGCCCATTTCTAAAGCGAAAATGACCCAAATCACTAAGGCAGCCATCAAAGCTATAAAG ttctatAAACATGTGGTACAGAGTGTTGAGAAATTCATTCAGAAA TGTAAACCAGAATATAAGGTACCTGGACTTTATGTTATTGACTCTATTGTACGACAATCTCGACATCAGTTTGGTCAAGAAAAGGATGTGTTTGCACCCAGATTTAGTAATAACATCATTAGCACTTTCCAGAATTTATACCGTTGCCCCGGAGATGACAAG aGTAAAATAGTGAGAGTATTAAACTTATGGCAGAAGAATAATGTATTTAAGAGTGAGATTATTCAGCCTCTTCTGGATATGGCAGCAGGGATTCCTCCTCCAGTCGTCACACCTGTTCTGGCCAGTACTACTGCTGCTATGAGCAATACCCCAG GAACTCCCGTGACACCTGTCACTCCAGCCAATGTGGTCCAAGGTTTGCCTGATCCGTGGGTGTCTCAGATAACAAACACAGACACCCTTGCAGCGGTAGCTCAGATCTTACAGAGTCCTCAAGGCCAGCAG CTTCAGCAGCTAATACAGACCCTGCAGATACAGCAGCAGAAGCCTCAGCCCTCCATCCTGCAAGCCCTGGACGCAGGTCTTGTTGTCCAGCTTCAGGCTCTCACGGCACAGCTTACAGCAGCCGCCGCAGCAGCCAACACTCTCAATCCCCTAGAACAGGGGGTGTCTTTTAACAAG aAGTTGATGGATAGGTTTGATTTTGGGGAAGATTCTGAGCATAGTGAAGAACCCAAAAAGGAGATTCCAGCTTCTCAACT TTCTCATGTTTCAGAATCTGTGAACAACTCCATCTTTCATCAGATAGCAGAACAACTGCAGCAGCAAAATCTTGAACATCTCAGACAGCAACTCCTGGAACAGCAACAGCCTCAAAAG GCAACTCCTCAGGATAGTCAAGAAGGAACATTTGGGTCAGAGCATTCTGCATCACCATCACAAGGGAGCAGTCAGCAGCATTTCCTTGAACCTGAAGCAAATTTGGATGATTCCATAGATATTCAGCAACAG GATATGGATATAGATGAAGTGCAAGATGCAGTGGAAGAGGAGATCTTTGAACAGGAAGCAAAGAAAGTGGCTGTTCGTTCAAGATCAAGAACACACTCCCGATCTCGTTCAAG atCACCAAGAAAACGACGGTCTAGGTCACGATCTGGTTCTCGAAAGCGTAAGCACAGAAAGCGATCACGCTCCCgctctagagaaagaaaaaggaagtcatCACGTTCATACTCAAGTGAAAGGAGAGctagagaaagggagaaagaacgACAGAAGAAGGGATTACCTCCAATTAGATCTAAAACATTAAGTG TATGCAGTACTACTCTGTGGGTTGGTCAGGTGGACAAGAAGGCAACACAGCAAGATTTAACCAACCTGTTTGAAGAGTTTGGACAGATTGAGTCCATTAAT atGATTCCTCCCAGAGGCTGTGCTTATGTCTGCATGGTTCATCGACAAGACGCATTTCGAGCTCTTCAGAAACTTAGTTCCGGGTCGTATAAAATTGGATCCAAGGTCATTAAG aTTGCTTGGGCTTTAAACAAAGGTGTGAAAACAGAATACAAAcaattctgggatgtggatctTGGAGTTACGTATATACCGTGGGAAAAAGTTAAAGTGGATGACTTGGAAGGTTTTGCAGAAGGAGGCATGATTGATCAGGAAACTGTAAATACTG AGTGGGAAACGGTGAAGAGCTCAGAGCCTGTTAAAGAGCCGGCGCAGACAAGTCAGAGCCCGCCTCCAGCCGAGAAGGAGGCAGTGGTCACCACCCAGGCGGAGGTGTTCCCCCCACCTGTCGCTGTGTTACAG ATTCCAGTAGCCCCAGCAGTGCCTGCAGTTAATTTAGTACCACCAACATTTCCCGTGTCAATGCCAGTTCCTCCTCCCGGCTTCAGTCCAATTCCTCCGCCACCTTTTCTCCGAGCAAGTTTCAACCCTTCACAGCCACCGCCTG GTTTCATGCCTCCTCCAGTTCCACCCCCTGTTGTACCACCACCTGCTATCCCGCCAGTAGTACCAACAT CTTTAGTGCAGCCGACATTATCTATGACTCCAGAAACTGTGAAAGATGTTGGATTTGGTAGCCTTGTTTTACCAGGTGGTTCTGTTGCCAGCAGTCTTGCTACTGCCACTCTGCCAGCTGGAAATGTTTTTAATCCTCCAACGAAACAAGCAGAGCCTGAAGAAAAAGTACCTCATCTTATTGATCACCAGATTTCTTCTGCAGAAAGCACCAgatcag tGATTCCAAATGATATTTCAAGTGGCCCTGCGATTTTAGGACAGCCACCAAATGTGACAAGCAATTCTGGAATTCTGGGAGTCCAAAGACCAAACGTATCCAGTAATAATGAAATTCTGGGAGTCCGGCCATCTAATGTTTCCAGTAGTTCTGGGATTATTGGACCCCAGCCACCAAATATCCTAAATAACTCTGGAATTTTGGGATTACAGCCACCAAATGTGTCAAGTAGTTCTGGACTTTTGGGAGTGCTCCCCCCAAATATGCCCAGTAATTCTGGACTTCTCGGAGTACAGCCACCTGGTGTTCCAAGTACTTCTGGGCTTTTGGGAACACAACCACCAGCTGGGCCTCAAAATTTACCCCCTTTAAATCTTCCTAATCAAAGGATGCCTGCAATGCCAATGTTAGACATTCGTCCAGGACTAATACCACAGACGCCTGGACCACGATTCCCTTTAATACAGCCTGGAATTCCACCCCAGCGGGGACTCCCTCCCCCAGCAGTACTTGATTCAGCTCTGCATCCACCACCCCGTGGTCCTTTTCCTCCAGGAGATATTTTTAGTCCACCTGAAAGACCTTTTTTAGTTCCTGGAAGACAAAATGTAGACAATGTTCCTAACCCAGAAAAAAGGATACCACTTGGAAATGATAACATTCAGCAGGAAGGTGACAGAGATTACCGGTTTCCTCCCATCGAACCCAGGGAGGCCATCAGTAGACCGCCCCCAGTGGATGTTAGGGATGTGGTTGGACGCCCTGTTGATCCACGAGAAGGGCCTGGAAGGCCTCCGTTAGATGGTAGAGATCATTTTGGAAGACCTCCGGTAGATATCAGGGAGAATCTCGTGAGGCCAGGCATAGATCATCTTGGCCGAAGAGACCACTTTGGCTTTAATCCAGAGAAGCCCTGGGGGCACAGAGATTTTGATGAGCGAGAGCATCGAGTTCTACCTGTCTATGGCGGTCCGAAAGGCTTACATGAAGAAAGAGGTAGATTTCGGTCTGGAAACTACCGGTTTGATCCTCGAAGTGGTCCTTGGAACAGAGGATTCGGACAAGAAGTTCACAGAGATTTTGATGACCGCAGAAGACCCTGGGAGAGGCAGAGGGACAGGGATGACAGAGATTTTGATTTCTGCAGAGAAATGAATGGGAATCGTCTTGGACGAGATAGAATTCAAAACACCTGGATCCCCCCTCCTCATGCTCGGGTTTTTGAGTTTTTTGAAGGGGCCACTTCTCAACGAAAAGGTGATAATGTGCCTcaggttaatggtgaaaatacTGAGAGACACGCCCAGCCACCACCTTTACCAGCGCAGAGTGATCCTGAACTGTATGAAAAACTGGCATCTTCAAGTGAAATAAACAAGGAGAAGAGTGACACAGTTGCTGATATAGAGAGTGAACCAGTGGTAGAAAGCACAGAAACTGAGGGGACATAA
- the SCAF8 gene encoding SR-related and CTD-associated factor 8 isoform X1, translating to MEAVKTFNSELYSLNDYKPPISKAKMTQITKAAIKAIKFYKHVVQSVEKFIQKCKPEYKVPGLYVIDSIVRQSRHQFGQEKDVFAPRFSNNIISTFQNLYRCPGDDKSKIVRVLNLWQKNNVFKSEIIQPLLDMAAGIPPPVVTPVLASTTAAMSNTPGTPVTPVTPANVVQGLPDPWVSQITNTDTLAAVAQILQSPQGQQLQQLIQTLQIQQQKPQPSILQALDAGLVVQLQALTAQLTAAAAAANTLNPLEQGVSFNKKLMDRFDFGEDSEHSEEPKKEIPASQLSHVSESVNNSIFHQIAEQLQQQNLEHLRQQLLEQQQPQKATPQDSQEGTFGSEHSASPSQGSSQQHFLEPEANLDDSIDIQQQDMDIDEVQDAVEEEIFEQEAKKVAVRSRSRTHSRSRSRSPRKRRSRSRSGSRKRKHRKRSRSRSRERKRKSSRSYSSERRAREREKERQKKGLPPIRSKTLSVCSTTLWVGQVDKKATQQDLTNLFEEFGQIESINMIPPRGCAYVCMVHRQDAFRALQKLSSGSYKIGSKVIKIAWALNKGVKTEYKQFWDVDLGVTYIPWEKVKVDDLEGFAEGGMIDQETVNTEWETVKSSEPVKEPAQTSQSPPPAEKEAVVTTQAEVFPPPVAVLQIPVAPAVPAVNLVPPTFPVSMPVPPPGFSPIPPPPFLRASFNPSQPPPGFMPPPVPPPVVPPPAIPPVVPTSLVQPTLSMTPETVKDVGFGSLVLPGGSVASSLATATLPAGNVFNPPTKQAEPEEKVPHLIDHQISSAESTRSVIPNDISSGPAILGQPPNVTSNSGILGVQRPNVSSNNEILGVRPSNVSSSSGIIGPQPPNILNNSGILGLQPPNVSSSSGLLGVLPPNMPSNSGLLGVQPPGVPSTSGLLGTQPPAGPQNLPPLNLPNQRMPAMPMLDIRPGLIPQTPGPRFPLIQPGIPPQRGLPPPAVLDSALHPPPRGPFPPGDIFSPPERPFLVPGRQNVDNVPNPEKRIPLGNDNIQQEGDRDYRFPPIEPREAISRPPPVDVRDVVGRPVDPREGPGRPPLDGRDHFGRPPVDIRENLVRPGIDHLGRRDHFGFNPEKPWGHRDFDEREHRVLPVYGGPKGLHEERGRFRSGNYRFDPRSGPWNRGFGQEVHRDFDDRRRPWERQRDRDDRDFDFCREMNGNRLGRDRIQNTWIPPPHARVFEFFEGATSQRKGDNVPQVNGENTERHAQPPPLPAQSDPELYEKLASSSEINKEKSDTVADIESEPVVESTETEGT from the exons TTGTATTCTCTGAATGACTACAAGCCGCCCATTTCTAAAGCGAAAATGACCCAAATCACTAAGGCAGCCATCAAAGCTATAAAG ttctatAAACATGTGGTACAGAGTGTTGAGAAATTCATTCAGAAA TGTAAACCAGAATATAAGGTACCTGGACTTTATGTTATTGACTCTATTGTACGACAATCTCGACATCAGTTTGGTCAAGAAAAGGATGTGTTTGCACCCAGATTTAGTAATAACATCATTAGCACTTTCCAGAATTTATACCGTTGCCCCGGAGATGACAAG aGTAAAATAGTGAGAGTATTAAACTTATGGCAGAAGAATAATGTATTTAAGAGTGAGATTATTCAGCCTCTTCTGGATATGGCAGCAGGGATTCCTCCTCCAGTCGTCACACCTGTTCTGGCCAGTACTACTGCTGCTATGAGCAATACCCCAG GAACTCCCGTGACACCTGTCACTCCAGCCAATGTGGTCCAAGGTTTGCCTGATCCGTGGGTGTCTCAGATAACAAACACAGACACCCTTGCAGCGGTAGCTCAGATCTTACAGAGTCCTCAAGGCCAGCAG CTTCAGCAGCTAATACAGACCCTGCAGATACAGCAGCAGAAGCCTCAGCCCTCCATCCTGCAAGCCCTGGACGCAGGTCTTGTTGTCCAGCTTCAGGCTCTCACGGCACAGCTTACAGCAGCCGCCGCAGCAGCCAACACTCTCAATCCCCTAGAACAGGGGGTGTCTTTTAACAAG aAGTTGATGGATAGGTTTGATTTTGGGGAAGATTCTGAGCATAGTGAAGAACCCAAAAAGGAGATTCCAGCTTCTCAACT TTCTCATGTTTCAGAATCTGTGAACAACTCCATCTTTCATCAGATAGCAGAACAACTGCAGCAGCAAAATCTTGAACATCTCAGACAGCAACTCCTGGAACAGCAACAGCCTCAAAAG GCAACTCCTCAGGATAGTCAAGAAGGAACATTTGGGTCAGAGCATTCTGCATCACCATCACAAGGGAGCAGTCAGCAGCATTTCCTTGAACCTGAAGCAAATTTGGATGATTCCATAGATATTCAGCAACAG GATATGGATATAGATGAAGTGCAAGATGCAGTGGAAGAGGAGATCTTTGAACAGGAAGCAAAGAAAGTGGCTGTTCGTTCAAGATCAAGAACACACTCCCGATCTCGTTCAAG atCACCAAGAAAACGACGGTCTAGGTCACGATCTGGTTCTCGAAAGCGTAAGCACAGAAAGCGATCACGCTCCCgctctagagaaagaaaaaggaagtcatCACGTTCATACTCAAGTGAAAGGAGAGctagagaaagggagaaagaacgACAGAAGAAGGGATTACCTCCAATTAGATCTAAAACATTAAGTG TATGCAGTACTACTCTGTGGGTTGGTCAGGTGGACAAGAAGGCAACACAGCAAGATTTAACCAACCTGTTTGAAGAGTTTGGACAGATTGAGTCCATTAAT atGATTCCTCCCAGAGGCTGTGCTTATGTCTGCATGGTTCATCGACAAGACGCATTTCGAGCTCTTCAGAAACTTAGTTCCGGGTCGTATAAAATTGGATCCAAGGTCATTAAG aTTGCTTGGGCTTTAAACAAAGGTGTGAAAACAGAATACAAAcaattctgggatgtggatctTGGAGTTACGTATATACCGTGGGAAAAAGTTAAAGTGGATGACTTGGAAGGTTTTGCAGAAGGAGGCATGATTGATCAGGAAACTGTAAATACTG AGTGGGAAACGGTGAAGAGCTCAGAGCCTGTTAAAGAGCCGGCGCAGACAAGTCAGAGCCCGCCTCCAGCCGAGAAGGAGGCAGTGGTCACCACCCAGGCGGAGGTGTTCCCCCCACCTGTCGCTGTGTTACAG ATTCCAGTAGCCCCAGCAGTGCCTGCAGTTAATTTAGTACCACCAACATTTCCCGTGTCAATGCCAGTTCCTCCTCCCGGCTTCAGTCCAATTCCTCCGCCACCTTTTCTCCGAGCAAGTTTCAACCCTTCACAGCCACCGCCTG GTTTCATGCCTCCTCCAGTTCCACCCCCTGTTGTACCACCACCTGCTATCCCGCCAGTAGTACCAACAT CTTTAGTGCAGCCGACATTATCTATGACTCCAGAAACTGTGAAAGATGTTGGATTTGGTAGCCTTGTTTTACCAGGTGGTTCTGTTGCCAGCAGTCTTGCTACTGCCACTCTGCCAGCTGGAAATGTTTTTAATCCTCCAACGAAACAAGCAGAGCCTGAAGAAAAAGTACCTCATCTTATTGATCACCAGATTTCTTCTGCAGAAAGCACCAgatcag tGATTCCAAATGATATTTCAAGTGGCCCTGCGATTTTAGGACAGCCACCAAATGTGACAAGCAATTCTGGAATTCTGGGAGTCCAAAGACCAAACGTATCCAGTAATAATGAAATTCTGGGAGTCCGGCCATCTAATGTTTCCAGTAGTTCTGGGATTATTGGACCCCAGCCACCAAATATCCTAAATAACTCTGGAATTTTGGGATTACAGCCACCAAATGTGTCAAGTAGTTCTGGACTTTTGGGAGTGCTCCCCCCAAATATGCCCAGTAATTCTGGACTTCTCGGAGTACAGCCACCTGGTGTTCCAAGTACTTCTGGGCTTTTGGGAACACAACCACCAGCTGGGCCTCAAAATTTACCCCCTTTAAATCTTCCTAATCAAAGGATGCCTGCAATGCCAATGTTAGACATTCGTCCAGGACTAATACCACAGACGCCTGGACCACGATTCCCTTTAATACAGCCTGGAATTCCACCCCAGCGGGGACTCCCTCCCCCAGCAGTACTTGATTCAGCTCTGCATCCACCACCCCGTGGTCCTTTTCCTCCAGGAGATATTTTTAGTCCACCTGAAAGACCTTTTTTAGTTCCTGGAAGACAAAATGTAGACAATGTTCCTAACCCAGAAAAAAGGATACCACTTGGAAATGATAACATTCAGCAGGAAGGTGACAGAGATTACCGGTTTCCTCCCATCGAACCCAGGGAGGCCATCAGTAGACCGCCCCCAGTGGATGTTAGGGATGTGGTTGGACGCCCTGTTGATCCACGAGAAGGGCCTGGAAGGCCTCCGTTAGATGGTAGAGATCATTTTGGAAGACCTCCGGTAGATATCAGGGAGAATCTCGTGAGGCCAGGCATAGATCATCTTGGCCGAAGAGACCACTTTGGCTTTAATCCAGAGAAGCCCTGGGGGCACAGAGATTTTGATGAGCGAGAGCATCGAGTTCTACCTGTCTATGGCGGTCCGAAAGGCTTACATGAAGAAAGAGGTAGATTTCGGTCTGGAAACTACCGGTTTGATCCTCGAAGTGGTCCTTGGAACAGAGGATTCGGACAAGAAGTTCACAGAGATTTTGATGACCGCAGAAGACCCTGGGAGAGGCAGAGGGACAGGGATGACAGAGATTTTGATTTCTGCAGAGAAATGAATGGGAATCGTCTTGGACGAGATAGAATTCAAAACACCTGGATCCCCCCTCCTCATGCTCGGGTTTTTGAGTTTTTTGAAGGGGCCACTTCTCAACGAAAAGGTGATAATGTGCCTcaggttaatggtgaaaatacTGAGAGACACGCCCAGCCACCACCTTTACCAGCGCAGAGTGATCCTGAACTGTATGAAAAACTGGCATCTTCAAGTGAAATAAACAAGGAGAAGAGTGACACAGTTGCTGATATAGAGAGTGAACCAGTGGTAGAAAGCACAGAAACTGAGGGGACATAA